From Apium graveolens cultivar Ventura chromosome 9, ASM990537v1, whole genome shotgun sequence, the proteins below share one genomic window:
- the LOC141685125 gene encoding uncharacterized protein LOC141685125: MSCTTGQLKNNYRIQLDAAIDYVKLLLVQGLAFRGYNESETSRNRGNFLVVWKFLTSHSPDIKDVFKNALKNNKLIAPSIQKDIMNACAVVTANAISLELGDEVFSILVDEARDISNKEQMVVVLFFMDKRGCVVERFVGIVHVTDTTVVSLKAAIESLLEIYGLSITRIRGQGYDGASNMRGEFNGTKILLLAENKSVHFVHWFAHQLHLTLVVVAKNHKKLGPFFSCTANLTYIVGGSCKRGDIL; the protein is encoded by the coding sequence atgtcttgcacaacaggcCAGCTGAAAAATAATTACCGAATTCAATTAGATGCTGCCATTGATTATGTCAAACTTCTTTTAGTTCAAGGCTTGGCCTTCCGAGGATATAATGAATCTGAGACATCAAGAAATAGAGGTAACTTTCTTGTAGTTTGGAAGTTTCTTACAAGTCACAGTCCAGACATAAAAGATGTGTTTAAAAATGCTCTTAAAAATAACAAACTCATTGCACCCTCAATCCAAAAAGATATAATGAATGCTTGTGCAGTTGTAACAGCAAATGCAATTTCTTTAGAACTCGGTGATGAAGTGTTTTCTATATTAGTTGACGAGGCTCGTGATATATCAAATAAAGAACAAATGGTTGTGGTTTTATTTTTTATGGATAAAAGAGGTTGTGTTGTTGAAAGGTTTGTTGGTATTGTACATGTGACTGACACAACTGTTGTATCTCTTAAAGCTGCAATTGAGTCATTACTGGAAATATATGGATTAAGCATAACAAGGATACGGGGTCAAGGTTACGACGGGGCAAGTAATATGAGGGGAGAGTTCAATGGAACTAAAATTTTATTACTGGCAGAAAATAAATCAGTCCACTTTGTTCACTGGTTCGCACACCAACTCCATTTAACACTTGTGGTTGTTGCAAAAAATCACAAGAAACTTGGACCTTTTTTTAGTTGTACTGCAAATTTGACATATATTGTTGGGGGATCTTGTAAACGCGGAGATATTCTTTGA